The Raphanus sativus cultivar WK10039 chromosome 2, ASM80110v3, whole genome shotgun sequence genome includes a region encoding these proteins:
- the LOC108836011 gene encoding probable F-box protein At3g25550, which translates to MPKRNRDVYETISTSPHMLVNIPHDLVVEEILEKLPVKSLLRFRTVSKLWRTEIESRRFQERHLMYQQKSRDVSILICYPTLDDCGKASLRSLSLGATLVSEENHIRYDVSSKKEIGVRITRSCDGLACLYSKTFMYVINPATRWHRKLPQARFQTLAEVTNNYSPRPCLGFGKDNITGMYKIVWLYNSHWLNLDGQTNTCEVFSFDNNNNTWRHDVIVSCPYPIIHDKVPANAHGFLY; encoded by the coding sequence ATGCCTAAGAGAAACAGAGACGTTTACGAGACTATTAGTACTAGTCCGCATATGCTAGTAAATATACCTCACGATTTGGTGGTAGAAGAGATTCTTGAGAAACTTCCGGTGAAATCACTATTGAGATTTAGAACTGTGTCGAAACTATGGAGAACTGAAATAGAGTCCCGTCGCTTCCAGGAGAGACATCTGATGTATCAGCAGAAATCTCGAGACGTGAGCATTCTGATATGTTATCCTACGCTTGACGACTGTGGAAAAGCTTCTCTTAGGTCATTGAGTTTGGGAGCAACGTTAGTTTCGGAAGAGAACCATATTCGTTACGATGTCTCTTCCAAAAAGGAAATTGGTGTGAGAATTACACGTAGTTGTGATGGTCTTGCTTGCCTATATTCAAAAACCTTCATGTATGTGATCAATCCCGCAACTAGATGGCACCGTAAACTCCCTCAGGCCAGATTTCAAACACTTGCTGAGGTAACAAATAACTACTCTCCACGTCCTTGCCTGGGATTTGGTAAAGACAACATCACAGGGATGTACAAGATTGTTTGGTTGTACAACTCTCATTGGTTAAACCTAGACGGGCAAACTAATACATGCGAGGTTTTCTCTTTCGACAACAATAACAACACTTGGAGGCACGATGTGATTGTTTCTTGTCCTTATCCTATAATACATGATAAAGTTCCAGCGAATGCACATGGATTTCTCTATTAG